Part of the Bacillota bacterium genome, CCCATGGTGGCAAAGGTGTGGGTCACCGCATCGAACCAGGACCAGCCGGTAAGTTTTAGAGCGGCAATTTGCACAATTGTAAGAGCCAAGTAGATCCCGTACAAGAGCTTGGCTGTCTGATCCACTCTGGATACTAGTTTGGCCGGTGCCGGACCGGGGCTTTCGGCCTGAAAAATTCGCATGGTGCCCAGACCCAACGCCGGTAACACAGCTAACGTAAAAACGATGATTCCCATACCGCCCAGCCAATGGGTAAGGGAGCGCCAAAACAAGATCCCCTGCGGCTGAATTTCAATATTCGCCATCACTGTGGCGCCGGTGGTAGTAAAGCCGGATACGGTTTCAAAAAAAGCATCCACTGCCGACGGCAGCGAACCGGCCAAAACAAAAGGCAGCGAGCCGAACACCGACGCCAGCAGCCAACCCAAAGCTACAATAAGAAAAGCTTCTCGGTAGCGAACCACCTTGCCGCTGGACTTAAACCGAAGTCCGCCTAATCCGGCGGCGGCTGTAAGCAAAATCGAAACCGAAAACGCCATGATATCCGGGCCACCGCTATAGAGCGCCACTCCCAGCGGAAGCAGCATCGACCCGGCTTCAATTACTAACAGAAACCCAAGAACTCTTAATACTATCCCATAATCCATGTCCCGTCTTCCTCTCGTCGCCGCCAAAGAGCTCTCTAATCCGCTCTATTTCCTCAAATTGAGTGAGCACGATCACCCGATCGTGGGCTTGAATTATATCGCTGCCATGAGGGATAATGATCTCTCCCTTATGGACAATGGTAGTAATGATAGCTTCTTTGGGAAAGTCAAGATCCTTAATCATCCGGCCCACCAGGGCCGACGAGCGGCTAATGGAAAACTCCATCACCTCTGCCTGCCCGCCCAAGAGCAAAATTAGCGACACCACCTCGCCACCGCGCACCAACCGCAGGACTTCACCCAAGGTAATCAGCCCCGGTGTTACCACTGAATCGATCCCAATTTCTTCTGCTATCGAAGCGTAGCCCTTGCGGTTTACCTTGGCTACTGCTTTCTTGACCCCTAGCTTCTTAGCCAACAAGGAAACCACCATGTTTTCCTCGTCTATGCCGGTCAAAGCCATAAAAGCATCGGTTCTAGCGATATCTTCCGACAGCAACAGCTCCATGTCGGTACCGTCACCGTGAACCACCAAGGTAGATGGCAACTCCAGCGACAAAGCTGTGGCCCGGGCAGCGTCCTTTTCAATGATTTTCACCCTTACGCCGGCCGAATGCAGATCCTGAGCCAGGTAATTGGCAATCCTGCTACCACCTACAATCATCGCGGTTTGAATCTTATAGATGGGTTTGCCGGCATAACGGCAAAACTCAGCCACGTTGGGGGCCCGGCCGACAATAAAAATATTATCGCCCACCTGCAGGTAATCGTCGCCCTTGGGGATAATAACGCGCCCTTCGCGAGCAATGGCTGCTATTAGTACGCCGGTAAAATTATACTGCTTAATAGGAAGTCCCACCAACGGATTGTCAGCTGTAACCGAAATCTCCACCATGTGTACTTTTCCCTGAACAAAGGTCTGAATCTGCCGGGCCGGGGCAAAAGAAAGTAGTTGGCTTATCTCCTTTGCCGTGGATAGATCCGGATTAAGAACGTGATCGATACAAAGTTGCTCTTGGCTAACAGCCAAGTCTCTAGTGTATTCCGGAGCTCGTATGCGAGCAATGGTCAACCCGGCACCGAGACTCTTGGCCGACATGCAGGCCAAGATATTACCTTCATCGCTGCCGGTAACGGCTATCACTAGATCTTCCTTATTAAGGCCCAGCCCCTTTAACGGCTCAGCCAGCAATCCATTGCCATGGATGGTGAGAACATCCAGAGTATCGGTGGTT contains:
- the trkA gene encoding Trk system potassium transporter TrkA, coding for MRIIVIGSGKLGYQIAEALSREKYDLVVIDSDSDVIERTTDTLDVLTIHGNGLLAEPLKGLGLNKEDLVIAVTGSDEGNILACMSAKSLGAGLTIARIRAPEYTRDLAVSQEQLCIDHVLNPDLSTAKEISQLLSFAPARQIQTFVQGKVHMVEISVTADNPLVGLPIKQYNFTGVLIAAIAREGRVIIPKGDDYLQVGDNIFIVGRAPNVAEFCRYAGKPIYKIQTAMIVGGSRIANYLAQDLHSAGVRVKIIEKDAARATALSLELPSTLVVHGDGTDMELLLSEDIARTDAFMALTGIDEENMVVSLLAKKLGVKKAVAKVNRKGYASIAEEIGIDSVVTPGLITLGEVLRLVRGGEVVSLILLLGGQAEVMEFSISRSSALVGRMIKDLDFPKEAIITTIVHKGEIIIPHGSDIIQAHDRVIVLTQFEEIERIRELFGGDERKTGHGLWDSIKSSWVSVSN